A single window of candidate division WOR-3 bacterium DNA harbors:
- a CDS encoding aspartate--ammonia ligase, whose translation MMKKKQKKMAKKVAKRKSVKKTPKRAAPKRRKTTIKAPTLLDKKRADLAGPGVGTYEEVERVLPKDYQPILNNMETMKALYAVKRYIEDGLARELNLQMVQVPLIVERESGMNDNLDRDGSRTPVEFPCGLGISPRINAQIVQAATKWKRWALKQFGCKVGEGINTDMRAVRKDYFLDHDHSAYVDQWDWELVIRPEDRNLDFLKSVVKKIWKVITGAEEYVQELYPQLKDPRYPNLPKELHFIHAEEILEMYPDLPRKQRETRLLQEVAPAVFIIGIGYPLKDGLPHEMRAADYDDWITDTSHWTGKETHGLNGDILVWNHLTKRRHELSSMGIRVTKETLKLQLEMAGQLDRLSLPYHRMIMNDELPLSIGGGIGQGRTYMLLLRKAHLGEVTVTVWPKQLHEICEKHNIFVLK comes from the coding sequence ATGATGAAGAAAAAGCAGAAAAAAATGGCTAAAAAGGTAGCAAAAAGGAAAAGCGTCAAAAAGACGCCGAAGCGGGCGGCGCCGAAAAGAAGAAAAACCACGATTAAGGCGCCAACGCTATTGGATAAAAAAAGGGCGGACCTGGCTGGTCCAGGTGTAGGAACCTATGAAGAGGTGGAAAGGGTTCTACCCAAAGACTACCAGCCGATACTGAACAATATGGAGACGATGAAGGCGCTTTATGCGGTTAAGCGCTATATTGAGGATGGTCTCGCACGGGAGTTGAATCTGCAGATGGTCCAGGTGCCTCTGATTGTTGAGCGGGAAAGCGGTATGAACGACAACCTCGACCGCGACGGGTCAAGGACCCCGGTTGAATTTCCCTGCGGACTGGGAATTTCACCACGCATCAACGCCCAGATTGTTCAAGCCGCAACAAAATGGAAGCGGTGGGCACTCAAACAGTTTGGCTGTAAGGTGGGTGAGGGTATCAATACCGATATGCGGGCGGTCCGCAAGGACTACTTCCTTGACCACGACCATTCCGCCTATGTTGACCAGTGGGACTGGGAGCTGGTGATAAGACCTGAAGACCGTAACCTTGATTTTTTAAAGTCGGTCGTAAAGAAAATCTGGAAGGTTATCACCGGTGCCGAGGAGTATGTGCAGGAACTTTATCCCCAGCTCAAAGACCCCCGCTATCCCAATCTGCCTAAGGAACTCCATTTCATCCATGCCGAGGAGATCTTAGAGATGTACCCCGACCTCCCCCGCAAGCAGCGGGAAACAAGACTGCTCCAAGAGGTGGCGCCTGCGGTCTTCATCATCGGCATCGGCTACCCGCTTAAGGACGGTCTCCCCCATGAGATGCGGGCAGCAGACTATGACGACTGGATCACCGACACCTCCCACTGGACCGGAAAAGAGACCCACGGCTTGAACGGCGATATCTTGGTCTGGAACCACCTTACCAAGCGCCGGCACGAACTGTCCTCAATGGGTATCCGGGTGACCAAGGAGACCCTGAAACTACAACTGGAGATGGCAGGTCAACTCGACCGGCTATCGCTTCCTTATCACCGGATGATTATGAATGACGAACTTCCGCTCTCAATTGGCGGTGGCATCGGACAGGGAAGGACATATATGCTTTTGTTGCGCAAGGCACATCTCGGCGAGGTAACGGTAACGGTTTGGCCCAAACAGCTCCACGAAATCTGCGAGAAGCACAACATCTTCGTTCTTAAGTAA